One Salvelinus alpinus chromosome 9, SLU_Salpinus.1, whole genome shotgun sequence genomic window, cacaagcctaagatcactatgcacaatgccaagcgtcggctggagtgttgtaaagcttgccgccaatggactctggagcaatTGAAACacgttctctagagtgatgaatcctGCTTCACCAACTGGCAGtgtgatggacaaatctgggtttggcggatgccaggggaacgctcccagccccaatgcatagtgccaactgtaaagtttggtggaagatggctaatggtctggggttgtttttcatggattgggctagtccccttagttccagtgaagggaaatcttaatgctacagcatacaatgacattctagatgattctgtgcttccaacttttgtGGCAAtggttttgggaaggccctttctgtttcagcatgacaatgccctcgtgcacaaagcgaggtccatacagaaatggtttgactggcctgcacagagccctgacctcaaacccatcaaacacccttgggatgaattggaacgctgtctgcgagccaggcctaatcgcccaacatcagtgtacGACCTCCCTAATGCTCGTGgcagaatggaagcaagtccctgcagcaatgttccaacatctagtggaaagccttcccagaagagagaaAGCTATTTattatagcagtaaagggggaccaacaccatattaatgcccatgattttggaaagagatgtttgacgagcaggtgtccacatactttgtcatgtagtgtagcttGTTATTTTACAAGTGATAATATGGACCAATGAGAGGATGTtgtgaaataaattaaatttCCCATTGTCTGTAGTTGTTATTGTGTAAAGTACTACCGCTCTGAACCATTGAGTTCTTCAAACTTCTTTATTCTATGCGATTAGAATAGAACAAATGATGACTAAACAATGTTTTGTTCACTGAAAATGTGTTTGATGTGCTCCCTGCTCATTCATTTCAACACTGAATTTGTTGTTTTCGATCAGCCAAGCCACTAACATGCATCTTAATTTAATAACAAAATACTTAATTTGATAAAAATATTTATTCAGTATGTTGATGCCATTGCCTAATGTCTATGCCAATTCAAAACCAGTCAACATTTCAAGCaaaacaaaaaatgtcactttcCAACCAATTTGAAATGAAATAGGAAAACATGTTTATTTTATTGCTCTGAACCTTTTTGTTTCGTTGAATgtcaatttgttttgtttttctcctCATTCTCAACAGGAAATGTACAATCCCTTCATTGAATTGTATTTTCATATTATTCACATTGATATTTTTCATTTTAGCTAATTCTATTTTGGTGGAATGTAGATGaatgaatataaatatatatgaatgtgtgtgtctgtgtacacacacacacacacacacacacacacacacacacacacagtaccagtcaaaagataagacacctactcattcaagggtttttctttatttttactattttctacattgtagaataatagtgaagacatcaaaactatgaaataaaacatggaatcatatactaaccaaaaaagtgttaaaaaaatcaaaatatattttatatttgagattcttcaaagttgccaccctttgccttgacagctttgcacactcttggcattctttcaaccatcttcatgaggtaggcaccaagaatgcatttcaattaacaggttcaTTTGTGGGATTTCTTCCTTTGTTAATGCTTTTGAGGTTGGAAtcgtatacagaagatagccctatttggtaaaagaccaatccatattatggcaagaacagctcaaataagcgaagagaaatgacagtccatcattactttaagacatgaaggtcagtcaagaacttcaaaagtttcttcaagtgcagttgcaaaaaccatgaagcgctatgatgaacttggctctcatgaggaccgccacaggaatggaagacccagagttacctctgctgcagaggataagttcgttagagttaactgcacctcagattgcagcccaaataaatgcttcacagagttcaagtaacagacacatctcaacaacaactgttcagaggagactgtgaattaggccttcatggtcgaagaaacacgagcaatggacattaaaccggtggaaatctctcctttggtctgatgagtccaaatttgcgatttttggttccaacggcCGAGTCTTTGTAAGACGtagagtaagtgaacggatgatctccgcatggttggctcccaccgtgaagtatggaggaggaggtgtgggggtgctttgctggtgacactgtcggtgatttatttagaattcaaggcacacttaaccagcatggctaacacagcattctgcagcgatatgccatcccatcgggtttgcacttagtgagactatcatttgattttcaacaggacaatgacccaacacacctccaggccaacacacctccaggccaagaaggacagtgatcagatgacctggcctccacaatcccccagcctcaacccaattgagatggtttgggatgagttggaccgcagagtgaagaaaaagcagccaacaagtgctcagcatatgtaggaactaattcaagactgttggaaaggcattcctcatgaagctggttgagagaatgccaggagtgttcaaaactgtcatcaaggcaaagggtggctactttgaagaatcttaaatataaaatatattttgatttgtttaacacttttctggggtactatatgattccatatgtgttatttccacATATGTTTCCACATATGTTATTCATATTTGTGATGTCTatactattactctacaatgtagaaaatagttaaaataaagaaaaacccttgaatgagtaggtgtgtctaaaaaTTTGATTGATACTTATATATATGTTAAGACCCTGAGGGTGTAAGTGGGTAAATGTAAGTTGTATCTTTCATTATTAAAATACAGTTTTGAAAGAAAACAGTTGGGTGGGGTGAGGGGGCATGTCTGCATTTACATGTTCAAAAGAGTGCTCCATCATAAATGTTATTGAAAAGACCCTTGAATTGGAATTTCTACTTCCTGAATTGattgaatttaaatggaattggcTCAACCCTGGTAAAGAAGGCTAGGTCTAGAATTCCTGAATAAAGTCTATACTTTAAAGGACATGTTCTCCCCAGTGGAAGTGTTTGCACAACCCCCATTGATGTCATTGGATAATTTAAAGTTGTGCATGCTTATCTCAACTGAATCGGGCCTAGGTAAACTCCTGCACCACCAACTCCTTAAGGGAGCGAAAAGACACCAGTCCCCTCTCTGCATCCCTAACTTGAACCAACTCCTCCTGCAGCTGAGCCACAGGTCGCCCTAACTGGTATCCCAGATCCACCATCATCTCCAGCAGTGGCCCTCTGTAGCGCTTCAGCCCATAGCGCCTTACCGTGGGCAGCGCCCTCTGGCCCATGGTGAACGCCGACTCCGGATCTTCCAGGTCTCTCTGGCACACTGTGAGGGCACACAACGTGGGCACCAGCAGAACAGGACTCTGCCATCCTCCCATCTTCTCCTGAAGCTCCAGGACAGTCTCTAGTAGAGCGACCGCTGGCCCAAACTGCCCCGCTCGGAGCAGGCCGTGCGCTCGTCTTTGCTCGGGCTCAGTGAAGAAATCCAGGAAGTGGCGGGAATGTCGGACGCAGCGGACTGCATAGAGCTGGGCCAGGTAGTCCCGCAGAGCCAGGCGGCGTTCCCAGATGGTCTCGGGGTTAAAATTTCCAGTTAGGAGTTTCCGGGGAAGTATGACCTCCTCGAGCTCCTCGCTGAATTCTTCAAGGAGCTGCTGGTGGAGGTGGACGAAGTCACTATAGCGACGCTCGACAGACACGCGCTTGGAGTCGTAGCTGCCTGACCGGATCAACACGATCTGGTACACCTGGAGAACACAGGAACATTGGGACAAACTTCTAACTTAGAAAACCTCATATCTTGCAACTTTATTATTAAAACTCACTCGACTATCTTCCAATAAAAGACAATAAAATATGGAATTGTCTTTCCTGCAACACTCACTAACTACGGTGAAGAATTCACAAAGTATGTTTTTCAGTGCGCTAAACTATatgccagggatcatcaactagactcaGCGCTgcttttttcttgagcggatagTCAAGGGGCGGAACATACTGTAATTATAAATCATTTGTACTCTGCAAATTGACACAAGCCGAAACAGATTATTGTGTTTGACAAAAACATAATTTCCaaccttgattacattggtaCACAATCTCATATGCCTCTATTTCTGAGTGGAACATTTTGAGGTGAATTCCTAGTAATTTTACAgccttttatgtccaacaactaGATACAATTTTAGAAATTGGGCATAGAAAACTTTGGGAGGGGGTCAAATAAATTGAATTTGGACTGCAGACCGCCAGTTGACAATCTTTGCTGTATGCTGTACATAAAATAGAGCTCACAACGTATTTGGACAGGTGCTGCGCTATGGTGCGTGCAGAAGGAATCTCAAACAACAGCTTGACCGGCTTCAGTCTGTGCTTCACCGCGCCCCAGTGCTGCTGCAGCTCTTTGGTGGTCATACAGGATGAACTGGGGCCTGGACACAGGTCATACACACACGCACCTACGTACAgagtagacagacaggcacatgAAAATGTCATATTACTGCTTACACAAGCAGAGttaaacacatgctttgtttagcTACTTATTTAAAGTACCATTTGAAGGAAAATTACTGAAAACAACCAGGTGCTTCTTACCCTGTTGATGCAAATCCTCAAGGTCCAGGCTCTCAGCTGTTGCTTCAGGGTATGGACCATTGGACTGTTGGATCCCTGTATTGATCCCTGTGTTCTCTTGTGGCACTGCCCTCTCCGCCATCCGGGCTTGTCAACATACAGTAGTAGTTCTGGGGAAGATGATTGAAATACTCAGTCCGAAATCAGCTGCTAGCTCTGCACAAACAagcgcatacaaacacacactcggTATAACTAAGGTTGTTGACATGCCCTGTTGAAAAAAGAAATGGAAAAATACAGAAAGAGGGAGTGTGTGAATATATAGTAGTACACGCAAGACTGAAgcaagagaaagcagagagaccAATGGGGAAGTGAAACTGTAGTACAGTGGGGGGATGGTGGGAagggtgtgtgtaatgatgagtttggCCAATCTAACCACCATCTCTATACTTCCCCATACATGTATTTTTCTGTCTGTTTATGGTTGATGTGAACTATGGCTGAATCTCAATAGCCTTAACAGGCATCCTATCCTCGTCTCCTGGTCTTGTATCTGTCATCTGCACTGACCTGATAAACATCGGACAGAAGAAAGCATGTCGCTTCACTATAAGGCTTTTCCCTTGTCATGTCTTCTCTTATTCTTCTATGATATCATGGCGGTCTGCAAACAATCGTTAAAGTGCATGCTGCTGCCTACTGTGCTGGAATGTACAATCAATCATGATCTGCTCAATTCTGTACtaccatgaaaataaaataaagaccAAATAAATCCCTACTAATTTCTtccaatttacataagtattcagaccctttgctctgagactcgaaattgagctcaggtgcatcctgtttccattgatcaaccttgagatgtttctacaacttgattggagtccacctgtggtaaatttaactGACTGGACatgtttggaaaggcacatacctgtctatataaggccacacacttgacagtgcgtgtcagagcaaaaaccaagccacaaggtcgaaggaattgtcagtagagctccgagacaggattgtgacgaggcacagatctggggaagggtaccaaaaaatgtctgcagcattgaaggtccccaagaacacagtggcctccatcattcttaaatggaagaagtttgtgaCCGAGATGTGActgagaacccgatggtcactctgacagagctccagagttcctctgtggagatgggagaaccttccagaaggacagccatctctacagcacatcaccaatcaggcctttatggtagtaagatggcgccgacagatatggcagctctgcttccagctcctaagcaactttgcggtatatacagtggggagaacaagtatttgatacaccgccgattttgcaggttttcctacttacaaagcatgtagaggtctgtaatttttatcacaggtacacttcaactgtgagagatggaatctaaaacaaaaatctagaaaatcacattgtatgatttttaagtaattcatttgcattttattgcatgacataagtatttgatacatcagaaaagcagaacttaatatttggtacagaaacctttgtttgcaattacagagatcatacgtttcctgtagttcttgaccaggtttgcacacactgcagcagggattttggcccactcctccatacagaccttctccagatccttcaggtttcggggctgtcgctgggcaatacggactttcagctccctccaaagattttctattgggttcaggtctggagactggctaggccactccaggaccttaagatgcttcttacagagccgctccttagttgccctggctgtgtgtttcgggtcgttgtcatgctggaagacccagccacgacccatcttcaatgctcttactgatggaaggaggttgttggccaagatctcgcgatacatggccccatccatcctcccctcaatacggtgcagtcgtcctgtcccctttgcagaaaagcatccccaaagaatgatgtttccatctccatgcttcacggttgggatggtgttcttggggttgtactcatccttcttcttcctccaaacacggcgagtggagtttagaccaaaaagctctatttttgtctcatcagaccacatgaccttctcccattcctcctctggatcatccagatggtcattggcaaacctcAGACGGGCCTGAACATGCGCtcgcttgagcagggggaccttgcgtgcgctgcaggattttaatccatgacggcgtagtgtgttactaatggttttctttgagactgtggtcccagctctcttcaggtcattggccaggtcctgccatgtagttcggGGCTGATCCcacaccttcctcatgatcattgatgccccacgaggtgagatattgcatggagccccagaccgagggtgattgaccgtcatcttgaatttcttccattttctaataattgcgccaacagttgttgccttctcaccaagctgcttgcctattgtcctgtagcccatcccagccttgtgcaggtctacaatttaaccctgatgtccttacgcagctctctggtcttagccattgtggagaggttggagtctgtttgattgagtgtgtggacaggtgtcttttatacaggtaacgagtttaaacaggtgcagttaatacaggtaatgagtggagaacaggagggcttcttaaagaaaaactaacaggtctgtgagagccggaattcttactggttggtaggtgatcaaatacttatgtcatgcaataaaatgcaaattaattacttaaaaatcatacaatgtgattttctggatttttgttttagattccgtctctcatagttgaagtgtacctatgatagaaattacagacctctacatgctttgtaagtaggaaaacttgcaaaatcggcagtgtttcaaatacttgttctccccactgtatattttttgtaccatactctgtttcacggaaacatggctctctctggaAATACTGTCCCCGTTCATTATGCcatctgggttctcagtacatcgcgcagacaggaataaagaactctcagggaagaagaaaggcgggggtgtatgtttcattattaaccactcatggtgtgattgtgataacatacagagtccttttgttcacccaacctagaatacctcacaatcaaatgctgaccgtattacctcccaagataattaTCTTCGGTTGTAGTCACAGCCGTATGTATTCCCcttcaagccgataccacaacggccctcaaagaactacactggactttatgcaaactggaaaccacatatcttgAGACCGCATTTACTGTCGCTCggaattttaacaaagcaaatttgatgAAAATGCTATGAAAGTTCTACCAAcccattgactgtagtactcgtgcTGGTAAAACATTGGACAACTGCTACCCAACAGTTGCTAATCAactgccctcccttcggcaaatctaatcacgactccattttactcttcccttcctataggcagaaactcaaacaggaagtacacgATTAATGTCTAtttaacgctggtctgaccaattggaatccatgcttcaagattgttttggtcACGCGgcctgggatatgttctgggtagcctctgagaataacatcgaCGAATACACAGAtacagtgactgagttcatcagtgtaacgatcgtctacttcgtcctcctcctcagaggaggagaggcgagaaggatcagaggaccaatatgcagcgtggtagtttgacataatgaatttattaaacaagacgaaaaacgaactacacttgataattaacaaaataacaaaacgacgtagacagacctggacatgagaacttacatacaacgaaga contains:
- the snx20 gene encoding sorting nexin-20 isoform X3, producing the protein MAERAVPQENTGINTGIQQSNGPYPEATAESLDLEDLHQQGACVYDLCPGPSSSCMTTKELQQHWGAVKHRLKPVKLLFEIPSARTIAQHLSKYVVYQIVLIRSGSYDSKRVSVERRYSDFVHLHQQLLEEFSEELEEVILPRKLLTGNFNPETIWERRLALRDYLAQLYAVRCVRHSRHFLDFFTEPEQRRAHGLLRAGQFGPAVALLETVLELQEKMGGWQSPVLLVPTLCALTVCQRDLEDPESAFTMGQRALPTIVHSFVEVTCGADV
- the snx20 gene encoding sorting nexin-20 isoform X4; its protein translation is MAERAVPQENTGINTGIQQSNGPYPEATAESLDLEDLHQQGACVYDLCPGPSSSCMTTKELQQHWGAVKHRLKPVKLLFEIPSARTIAQHLSKYVVYQIVLIRSGSYDSKRVSVERRYSDFVHLHQQLLEEFSEELEEVILPRKLLTGNFNPETIWERRLALRDYLAQLYAVRCVRHSRHFLDFFTEPEQRRAHGLLRAGQFGPAVALLETVLELQEKMGGWQSPVLLVPTLCALTVCQRDLEDPESAFTMGQRALPTDLSPRTMPQDYLA
- the snx20 gene encoding sorting nexin-20 isoform X1, with protein sequence MAERAVPQENTGINTGIQQSNGPYPEATAESLDLEDLHQQGACVYDLCPGPSSSCMTTKELQQHWGAVKHRLKPVKLLFEIPSARTIAQHLSKYVVYQIVLIRSGSYDSKRVSVERRYSDFVHLHQQLLEEFSEELEEVILPRKLLTGNFNPETIWERRLALRDYLAQLYAVRCVRHSRHFLDFFTEPEQRRAHGLLRAGQFGPAVALLETVLELQEKMGGWQSPVLLVPTLCALTVCQRDLEDPESAFTMGQRALPTDLSTRTIPKDHLALQLLAVPVHLVVLLIQFLLFCLWLTLTCSLDLLPYPRPAVSTSECSAMKSQLTFTPEVLTCCTLYNHLLLFDPAGHL
- the snx20 gene encoding sorting nexin-20 isoform X2, translated to MAERAVPQENTGINTGIQQSNGPYPEATAESLDLEDLHQQGACVYDLCPGPSSSCMTTKELQQHWGAVKHRLKPVKLLFEIPSARTIAQHLSKYVVYQIVLIRSGSYDSKRVSVERRYSDFVHLHQQLLEEFSEELEEVILPRKLLTGNFNPETIWERRLALRDYLAQLYAVRCVRHSRHFLDFFTEPEQRRAHGLLRAGQFGPAVALLETVLELQEKMGGWQSPVLLVPTLCALTVCQRDLEDPESAFTMGQRALPTVRRYGLKRYRGPLLEMMVDLGYQLGRPVAQLQEELVQVRDAERGLVSFRSLKELVVQEFT